From a region of the Corythoichthys intestinalis isolate RoL2023-P3 chromosome 7, ASM3026506v1, whole genome shotgun sequence genome:
- the LOC130918549 gene encoding uncharacterized protein LOC130918549 codes for MWATFGYNMTDPVKTLFQYFKMLFTDGMIQHIAFQTNLYSAQKLGDPIKHKPSEIEDFLGMLFFMGILQFPTIADYRCPASRFDVIADIMPKRRFMLLRGIDPSDMLVHLYKTPAKSTRWYFPLFGYALDLCIFNSWLVYKRDCGLPKEKPIPLKMFRLAVSHTLKQVNKPASRVGRPPSASPPNMSCEKKRLPPTTPQPDVRYDNYGHWPLHTDNRGRCSLCPKGVSRWKCGKCNVFCTCWVRENVL; via the exons ATGTGGGCAACTTTTGGCTACAATATGACAG ATCCTGTCAAGACACTCTTCCAGtacttcaaaatgctcttcactGATGGGATGATTCAACATATTGCTTTTCAAACCAACCTGTACTCTGCCCAGAAGTTGGGGGATCCCATCAAACACAAACCTAGTGAGATTGAAGATTTCCTGGGTATGCTATTTTTCATGGGTATTCTTCAATTTCCGACCATAGCAGACTACCGGTGCCCTGCATCACGTTTTGACGTGATTGCTGACATCATGCCAAAGAGGAGATTCATGCTGTTACGTGGCATTGATCCTTCCGACATGCTAGTTCACCTATACAAGACCCCAGCCAAGTCAACCCGTTGGTACTTCCCCCTGTTTGGATACGCCCTAGATCTCTGCATCTTCAATTCCTGGCTGGTCTACAAGAGAGACTGTGGCCTTCCGAAGGAAAAACCAATTCCTCTGAAAATGTTTCGCTTGGCTGTGTCCCACACTTTGAAACAAGTCAACAAGCCAGCATCCAGAGTAGGCCGACCACCGTCTGCCAGTCCACCAAATATGTCCTGTGAGAAGAAGCGCTTGCCCCCAACAACCCCACAACCAGATGTGCGCTACGACAACTATGGACATTGGCCACTTCACACTGACAATCGGGGGCGGTGCAGCCTCTGCCCAAAAGGTGTGTCAAGATGGAAATGCGGGAAGTGCAATGTTTTCTGTACTTGTTGGGTGAGAGAGAATGTTTTGTAG
- the sec22bb gene encoding vesicle-trafficking protein SEC22b-B, with amino-acid sequence MVLLTMIARLADGLPLAASMQEDEQLGRDLQQYQSQAKQLFRKLNEQSPTRCTLEAGSMSFHYVLEKGVCYLVLCEASFPKKLAFAFLEDLQAEFHEQHGKKVPTVSRPYSFIEFDTYIQKTKKAYIDSRARRNLGSINTELQDVQRIMVANIEEVLQRGEALSALDSKASNLSSLSKKYRSDAKYLNTRSTYAKLAAGGVFFIMLIVYVRFWWL; translated from the exons ATGGTGCTTCTGACGATGATTGCCCGGCTGGCCGACGGCCTGCCGCTGGCCGCCTCCATGCAAGAGGACGAGCAG TTGGGCCGGGACCTTCAACAATACCAGAGCCAAGCCAAGCAGCTCTTCCGCAAACTCAACGAGCAGAGCCCCACGCGTTGCACCTTGGAGGCGGGCTCCATGTCCTTCCA CTACGTTCTGGAGAAAGGCGTGTGCTACCTGGTCCTGTGCGAAGCCAGTTTCCCCAAAAAGCTGGCCTTCGCCTTCCTGGAAGATCTTCAGGCAGAGTTCCACGAGCAGCACGGCAAGAAGGTGCCCACCGTGTCCCGGCCGTACTCCTTCATCGAGTTCG ACACGTACATCCAAAAGACCAAGAAAGCCTACATTGACAGCCGGGCCCGGAGGAACCTAGGAAGCATCAACACGGAGCTCCAGGACGTACAGAGAATCATGGTGGCAAATATCGAGGAAGTTCTACAGCGGGGAGAAGCTCTCTCTG CGCTCGACTCCAAAGCTAGCAATTTGTCCAGCCTGTCCAAAAAGTACCGCAGCGACGCCAAGTACCTGAACACACGCTCCACGTATGCCAAGCTAGCAGCCGGCGGCGTCTTCTTCATCATGCTCATCGTTTACGTGCGCTTCTGGTGGCTCTGA
- the npl gene encoding N-acetylneuraminate lyase has product MAQSTEKKLTGLVAATFTPFTAQGEVNLAEIGPYIDYLITTQGVNSIFVNGTTGEGMSLSVAERKLLAEEWCRKAKGKMEQVIIHVGCTSLKESQELARHAVEIGADGIAVISPSFFKPRSAESLRAYLQNVATAAPTVPFYYYHLPGLTGVNVPASDLLEGIETLIPSFRGVKFSGSDLMDFGQCINHTQPHWSVLYGVDEQLLAALALGAHGAVGSTYNYLGSHMKKLLSEFESGNLEQARSLQFKMQELISHAVKVGFDVGVNKQLMAEVSGLQLGPPRLPIMPCPKVHAVSIKQKYQHLFSVH; this is encoded by the exons aTGGCTCAATCTACTGAGAAGAAATTAACAGGCCTGGTTGCCGCCACATTCACTCCATTTACTGCTCAAgg TGAAGTCAACCTAGCAGAGATCGGACCTTACATCGACTACTTGATCACGACGCAAGGCGTAAATAGCATTTTCG TGAACGGCACCACCGGTGAGGGCATGTCACTCAGTGTTGCTGAGAGGAAGTTACTGGCAGAGGAGTGGTGTCGGAAAGCAAAGGGAAA AATGGAGCAGGTGATTATTCATGTTGGCTGCACGAGTCTTAAAGAATCACAAGAActg GCTCGCCATGCTGTGGAGATTGGAGCAGACGGGATAGCGGTCATTTCGCCGTCCTTCTTCAAACCTCGCTCGGCAG AGTCGCTGAGGGCGTACCTTCAGAATGTGGCTACCGCAGCCCCCACAGTGCCTTTCTATTACTACCACCTTCCAGGTCTTACTGGCGTTAATG TGCCAGCAAGTGACTTGCTGGAAGGAATAGAGACGCTCATTCCCTCTTTCCGAGGGGTCAAATTCTCTGGCAGCGACCTGATGGATTTTGGCCAGTGTATCAACCATACCCAGCCTCACTGGTCCGTCCTGTATGGCGTGGACGAG CAACTGTTAGCGGCTCTTGCGTTGGGAGCCCACGGAGCGGTTGGCAG CACGTACAACTATCTGGGAAGTCACATGAAGAAGCTGCTGTCAGAGTTCGAGAGCGGAAACCTGGAGCAAGCTAGGAGTCTTCAG TTCAAGATGCAAGAGCTCATCAGCCACGCCGTCAAAGTTG GATTCGACGTGGGCGTCAACAAGCAGCTGATGGCCGAAGTGTCCGGCCTGCAGTTGGGCCCGCCTCGCCTGCCCATCATGCCGTGTCCTAAAGTGCACGCCGTGTCCATCAAGCAGAAGTACCAGCACCTCTTCTCCGTACACTGA